GCCAAATCAGAGCGGCCTGGAAAggactgctgctgctttttcttGACTTCTCTGTTTTCTCAGAATTAGACACACACTGAGAGGTGCACTTAGCTGCATTTGTATCCCACAGTCCACCTTTCAAATGCAAATCCACTTAACAGTGACTTCTCTGATAGATTATTTTCCTTCCCCAACCTAACAGGAACAATGtaatatcttttttcttttttttatcattttgtccccagagagatgttttttttttcgttcttcttcttcttcttttcctacAGGCTTTCATTGATGTTTCCTGTACTTGTATATTTTTGTCTGGAGCAGTTCAATTGTCTTTTTGTCGTATTCCTCGCTCAGCTGAGCGTGTCATTACACAGATCATTTGTGCACAATTTAATGTAGTATGCAACAAGCTTACATTTCAATGGAGCAGTTGGAGGCATCATAGTATCAGCCTCAACCATTTCTCTTGCCGTCTATCGTTTCCACTCACCGTCAGAAATTGCTGCAGCAGTGATTCTGACTCCTCTTCCTTGCTCAGTCATGCCACGTTTTAACCTTACATTGCAAGCTTTTCCAATTATCAGTCAGGTAATGTGATGAAAAATGTAACTCACACTCTTTAGCTTAGGCGTGCTAATCAATTGTTTTTCAAGTGCGGTGCATCATGAAATTGTATCAATCTGTTACTTTATGTTGGCTTAATAGACACAGAAGCTGTAGGAGTTGTACATTTTTCATTTACTTTTGAGTGTTGGTTGTAATCAGTTGTGCTTTCGGATTTTGGGTGAGCCCGAGTGGGAAGGTCTTAAATCAGTTATTGGGCATTAATCGCTAGCTGCTTCAGTGTAACGTTACACTTCAGTTTTCACGGATAACAAAAGAATAAACCtctatttatttgtgttttttggcgTCGGTGGTATGTGCAGCCTTGCCCAGCCACAGTCTAttataacaaacacacaaacacacacaaaaaaaaagaaatagaagaTTCTGGGGCTTAATCAGTGAAATAGCTTCTTCATGTTAACCTGCCATAGCAAAATAATTATCTGACCTTCTGACTCCTCAGTAGCATACTGttatacacagtactcgagttgaggggggatgaggggggatggcatcccccctgaaataaaaacggtcaaaatcatcccccctgtaaaactgtcatcccccctttccatcccttatgtcatttcatcaatgaatgtggttttactgctatttcaacatttagagtcatcaccagaaaaataacaccaaaaaaataactttttgacaattttcacctgtttcaagtaaattttcacttgaaataagtagaaaaatctgccagtgggacaagatttatcttcttattacaagcaaaaaaatcttgttccattggcagatttttctacttatttcaagtgaaaatctacttgaaacaggtgaaaattgtttttttttttttccagtgatgagtcttgttttaagtgtaataagattttttgctaaaatgagacattttaactagaaataggacaaatattcttattttgagtttttgcagtgatccattttacttatcctgtgaaggacagaatcatatcgatacgttcagaaaactgttttttatttttgtgttttgatgtatttgatgtaagcccagtggatattcaaagcttacagaaggctgcatttaactgctgctatgtcattcctgcagtatttctgcaggtgttttggtcagtgctattatttgtaatatattatattatttgtaatcagcacaaattatctgtccccatatgataaaatccaccatcccccctgattttttttttacaactcgagtactggttatacaTGAAAAATACCTAGTTCTCATTACTTTGCATGACACTGTACCAAGTCATCCCAAAAGCACGGGTTTATCGTAGGAGCTACCACCCCCACTCCTGGTGCTAGCCACCGGCCCTGCCCTTCATCACCTGTGAAGGTCTAATTTTATCTGTGGTCGTTGCATGGCTCTTCATTAATCACTCCCCAAAGCCAATCACATGGTGACTGATAGTTGACCTGGCCTTGTCTGGCCATCCCTCTTGTGAAGGGAGTAGCTATTTGGTTTGCTGGGGCACCGTGTTGTATAGATCTCGTGGCCGATTGTGAGAGCTGCCTGTGTGTGCATAAAAGCAGCGTTGTCCTCTACACAGGCAATGTAACCCTGTGCCACCTGTACAGTGCACCTGAGGTCCAGCATATTATTCTGCTACTGCTGACTCTGGGCTCACACAATGACTTTGCCGGAGTGGAAAGTGTACATTTTTTGCTCAGtgacatgaaactttttttacaCGTTTAACCAGAATCTGAAACACAGAGTTAACATTTTGTCTCTTGGTTGGATATGTGCAATGAATGGAAAGGGGTGTGTGCATCAGAGAGAGATGGGAGAATGCTTGCTCTTTTACCTGCAGGATATAAATGGCACAGAACTCAAACAAATCCATCTCAGGTACACTGGCCATTAGCCAATCCATACTAATCAGTGATACCGCATTGGGCTCTCCACTGCATGGACCCTTACCAATCAGTAAAGACAACAAAGATCTGTCATCCTTTTACCTCTTCTCACTCAAGGAGACAAAGGCCATAGAGTTCAATGCGGCACCTGTGTAGGAAATCTATAAACTGAGAGGCATATTTGTTCATTCTAGCGCAATGTTCACCTTTTTTAAAGTAGTGTTTCCTCATCCTGTTTGTTAGTCACTCAGTGGAGTGTCCTTCTGGATGTGATTAAATTGATTAAGCATGGGCACCAATACATCGCTCAGCGCTGATGTCAAAACACAGGTGGTATGACTCACTTTGCAGCTTTCTGAAAGATATTTCGCATAATCTCCTCTGATGGGCTGGCCTAGCCAAAATGACGTCCAGGGGGATGTGCTGGGTCTGTTTATATTGATCTCCATTAATTGCTGTGACATTGAAATATGAAATTAATGTGAGGCAATATATGATTCAGAAAATATCTCCTGGCTCACTCACAGTGTACAGAAAAGACATTTAAGAGGCACGCACATTTGCACACATTCACAAACACACAACATCTGTTTTTGTATTCGGTGGCATTGGAAAAGGATCCTTTGGTTGGCAGGTAACTTGGCAGCGGTGCGCTCAGGTTTTCCGAACCTTTGGATGCATCCTACCGTTGTCCTACAAAGAACTGAGGACGAAGCTCTGCCCTATTAGAGATGAATAATGAGCCTGTTGGCAAAAGAGACATTGCTAATGTTTTGTCCAAATATCTCAAATCTGTCCCCAATGATAATGTATTCTGTGCCGGAGCCAAACAGCTTTGTATTTTAAGAGCTGATTTCATTGTAGATATGATTTATAAAATCTGCAGAGtggtggaggaaaaaaaaggaattccTATTACGTTTTAATGTCTTGACGGGTGCCTGGGCGTCACAATATAAGCTTAGTTTGTTCTCCTGTAATGGATGCTTTGCCTGTCTGGTGgcatagttttgtttgtttatgctaACGGCTGTGATGACCTGTTGGTCCCCAATCTAGCAGGGAAATGGCAGCCAATGCTTCGGGGAGCGAACCATTGATCTCTCTTCAGTGCCTCTTTCTTCACAGGTACTTGGGATTAACTGAGCCAGAGCAGGACAAAGGGAAAACCAGACAAAACCattataaaaaacagaaaaaaaggaactcACAAATTACCGCTGGTGTACGGAGGTACAGCACATCATCCTTAGGCTAATTAATGCTTGTGTGGCCTCCACCAAGCGCCTGGTATGAAAGTTTACTGTCTACTCTCCTTATATTGGCCTCTCGAGGCTCAATGTTGCTTAAACAGCACAGATGCAATTTGCTTAAGCACCGCACTGTCCAACAACTGTTATACAGGAGCACACAAGATAAAACAGACATGGGCTGTTATGGATGTGCTTCTCCACAGTACTTATTAATAATCTTCAGTGTTGCCGTGGTCGTTTTTAATTGGTTCCTTGGATAGCAGTACAGGTATGAAGGGACTGCTTTGGTCATTCTCAACAAAAATCAACTTGACTTGATTACCAAATGCTATTTTTAGCCATATTTTGAACAGTTATTGCTTTTATCAATTTAGGAGAGTCAGAAAGAGTGCACAAAAGAAGGAGATACCATCATGTCTCCCTCCTGTACAAGGTTAAGTCCCCATTGGGCGATCAAAAGTAGAAAGGTCAGCCTCAATGGAGTCAGCAAGGATTTTCCACTTAAAGATTTCAACATTTCACGTTTTCTTTTCAAACTTGAAAACACAAGGGTGAGGGGTCCCTGCACACAAAGCTGTTCCCCAGGGTAGATTATTGCTCtgatggaaggaaaaaaaaaaaagaaagaaaaatcattGAGCAGGAACGCTTTCTTTTCACCATCAGCTCTCACTCCTGGATGCACATTTTTTGAAATGTCAGTTCTTTAGGGCAACAGTTGTAATTTTTGTTCTGCTCAGTGTAAGTAAATAGATCTGACTGTGAGTTTTTGTTCGCAGATCTCCGGAGAGAGGCATGCATGCTCAGCAAAGAGACCACTCACTGCAACCTCCCTCTAACATATTGATCAGGAATGGCTATTGGCACCAGCGCTGTGAATAAAATGCTGCTCCACTGAGTTCAATTCCCCACTGGGCAACTGAATAAAAAGACAAAACCTTtagcactcttttttttttttttcttcccaagaCCTCAATTTAGCTCCGCTGCTAAGTCTAATGACGCAACTAGCAGGCACAGACGAAAGAGAAAAATTGGAAATGTCACTGTTGTGGAGCACGATTTCTGGAATATCTTTCTGCCTTTGCCACTGATGTGTTTCAGCCTCCGCAGCAggccaagaaaaaaataacaataggATGTTATATGAAATTAAGGGCAAGCATATACTGTTACTTTCTGACTACTGTATCTTCAGAGTTGTTTGTTGACAATaaagagaagaggaagaggctTGACATATGAATCTGGAGACATTTCCCTCCTGGAAGCAGTAATCCCCCTTGACATTTGAAATTACTGGAACATGAAAAAGACAGTATTTATACAGATTCAGAGTACAGAATGAAAAACATTTTGTGTCAACATTATAGGAGaaagtatttcttttttttttttttcgttacctCTGTTATTATGTGACGACTGGAAGATACCTTTAATACTTCAGTTTTGAACATTTAAAATGTTGTGATAAAAATGATTTAATTTGTAATCTCTGTCACTGGTTCAAATGGTTACACCTAGGAAGTCCATCCACCTCATCTTTTAACATTAGAACAGGCACTAACCTTTTGGTCCACCAGTAACCGTCATCTGAATGAGCACATTTCATTTTCCCTGAGCCTCAGAATGACTTTATGAAGTCAATTGATTTCCcatatatcatttatttattatgtaatttatttatttgtcgtTAATCTATGAGCTATGTATTTAATATTAAATAATGCACAGTTCTCTTCATGAGATTTATGATAAATTTCAGGCTCTCTCAGTAgtcctttgttttctgtttggtTGGAATATAGGGCAGTACAGTTTGGGTGCTCTTGTCCGAAACAGTTTGTGTGCTGCTATTTCGTAACAGTTTTTTGCGGCAGCTGGGGTTTAAGAGACCTTTTCTGGGTAGTGTGTGAGCTCCCGTTGTCCCTTTCACTGGTGAAGACACATACGAAGGGTCCAGACAGTTATGGAGGAGTGAGTGCTCCGAGGAAGAACGTCTGGGGGCGACGGAGCTGGCCAGGAGGCCGGGCTCAGTATCGCTATCCGGAGTAGCACAGCCACTCTTGTCCTCTTGTAACTCCTCTTGCTCTTCCTCCTCGTCGTCATCGCAGCACAATGCATGGTACAGAATTTTGTCACTGAAGCGCACTCGTTCTCTCGTGCCGGACGTACGGGAGGTCTTTTGGCTGTACGAGGAGCTGCTGGCCTCCTCGCTGGATGAATCTGGAGTAATAATGCGAGGCCCGTTGGGGATGGGCAGCCCTCCGTTCATCTGAGAGTACACCGAGGCAGTGGTGGGGGGCGGGCtgggggtctgggtctgggtggGGATGCTCCCGCGGCCCAGCTCCGCTCGTAGATCCCCCGGCTGCTCGCATGTCCTGCGggtaggcatgggacgatatgaaaatttcatatcacgatattagtggacaaaaacatcacgattacgatattatcacgatattagcgtgtcgcttataaaattcttaaaatgcaaggaaaaacactaaccgtggatccactggttccttcagaacatttattctcaaatcattctcaacacagtgacacttgaggtagagaaccaatagtgtactgtaaatgttatgcattacaaagtgtaaactatagtaccggtaccggtacttatttgaactttctttttttgtaagaaaatacttccctgagagtcgaaagaaataagtgacaaatagaaataaagtgacaaagtagagccaaatgcacactgattgtattactctctgaaactttaacagtggctggctgcctgctacttagtacggctatctggaaaaataataaaataaaggcactgctctgtagtatacaaaacaaaagctgcatggccaacacaaagattgagtgaaaataaagtgccacagtagtcaaatgcacacggattgtactactctctgaaaaaatatgaaataaataataataataaataatattaataaaatacatgaaaaaaataacactggcttctacctggctggtagccttgtgtgaccaaaaaaaaaaataaaaaaaaaataaataaaaaaaatttggcgataattacagtaccccacgataacgttatcgcggccgttttttatcgcgatatacgataatatcgtatatcgccccatgcctaccTGCGGGAGGACGCGCCGGCGGCCTCTAGGTAGCTGCAGAACTCCCAGCTGTCAGAAAGCACATCTGCGTTGAGGAAGTCGAGCCGGAAGGCTTCGCCCAGACCCCGCTCGCTGCTGGACGTGCTGCTGGCCGTGGCCACCGTCCAGTCATCTGGCTCCAGGTCAAAGTCAAAGTCGGACGTTAG
This genomic interval from Cololabis saira isolate AMF1-May2022 chromosome 2, fColSai1.1, whole genome shotgun sequence contains the following:
- the insyn1 gene encoding inhibitory synaptic factor 1, translated to MSLSRAPARDTSETPSPRERIRSHMKMVIDQLEGILKELKDVAKELREVVGQIDKLTSDFDFDLEPDDWTVATASSTSSSERGLGEAFRLDFLNADVLSDSWEFCSYLEAAGASSRRTCEQPGDLRAELGRGSIPTQTQTPSPPPTTASVYSQMNGGLPIPNGPRIITPDSSSEEASSSSYSQKTSRTSGTRERVRFSDKILYHALCCDDDEEEEQEELQEDKSGCATPDSDTEPGLLASSVAPRRSSSEHSLLHNCLDPSYVSSPVKGTTGAHTLPRKGLLNPSCRKKLLRNSSTQTVSDKSTQTVLPYIPTKQKTKDY